A stretch of DNA from Mycolicibacterium celeriflavum:
CGGTTGCCGCGACGAGCGGGCGACGGGAAGCCGAGCTACTTCAGCGCTGCACCGATGAGGTCACGGGCCCGGTCGAGCATCGAGGCGAACGGCCCAACCGCGAAGTTGGCCTTGGCCGACTCGACGCCGGCATGCGGATGGGTCGGCGCGATTGCCTCGGCCGCCTGTACCGCCTTGGCCATCCGCCCGAGGTCGTCGCCGTCGAGTTTGCGCTGCAGCTTGTTGAACTCCTCGTGCTCCTCGTGCTCGGCGTGCTCGACCACATCGTCGCGGAACTTCGTCAACTCGTCGACGAACTCCTTGGAGCCGACGTCCATCTTCTCCAGCCGTGAGAGGAACTCCTTCGCCTCGTGCTCCTCTTTGAGGCGGGCGTCGACGATCGACTCTCCGTCGGCCACCTCCTTGCGGGCCCGCGGATGTACCACCATTTCCTCGGCGGTCTCGTGCACGGCGAGCAGCTGACGAAGATCGGCGAACGCCTTCTCGCGGGCTTTCGTCTCCGAGGCGCCGAGCACTTCGTCGAACAGATCCTTGATCAGGTTGTGCTGATCGGTGAGGAACTTCACGACGTCGTCGGTGTTCTGGACGAACGTTTCGACCATGGCAGAAACCTCCGGTGAATTCGGGTGTGGTCAGGGGCGCGAATGGGCTGTGCGCCACCCAACGCCTACCCGGCGGCGACGGAAATCAACCCTGCCGAAGCTTGGCCTGCAGCCGCTTGTTGACCGGGCCGGGTAGCAGGTCGGAGACATCGCCACCCAGCGTCGCGACCTCCTTGGCCAACGACGAGGACACGAACGAATACTGCGGTGTGGTGGCGACGAAGAATGTGTCGACGCCGGCGATGTGCTTGTTCATCTGCGCCATCTGCAGTTCGTATTCGAAGTCGGTGCCAGTGCGCAGGCCCTTGACGATCGCGGTCAGGCCCCGCTTCCTGGCGAAGTCGACGACGAGCCCCTGACCGGACTCGACGCGCAGGTTCGGCAGGTGCTCGGTGGACTCCTCGATCATCGCGATGCGCTCATCGAGGGTGAACATGCCCTTTTTGTTCGGGTTGACCAGCACGGCGATCAGCAATTCGTCGAACTGGGCGGCCGCGCGCTCGAAGATGTCGATGTGACCCAGGGTCACCGGGTCGAAGGAGCCTGGGCATACCGCGCCGCTCATGAGCGATGACGCTATCAGGGCCGTTAGGAGCGCTCCGCGAGTTCAAGGCGGGTGTCGCCGTAGGTGCGCGACGGCCACACGTGCCACCCCGGCGGCCAGTTCAGCGGTGGTCCGCTCGCCGCGCGTTCGACGACGACGACGGTGCCCTCGGTGGTCCATCCGCCGTCGACCAACGCCGCCACGATGCGCGCGACCTCGTCCGCGTCGACGTCATAAGGCGGATCGGCGAAGACCACATCCACCGGTGACGACGCCCCGGCCGAGAGCACCGCGGCCACCGTGCCCCGCCGCACGGTCGCCCGCGACACCCCCAAGGTGGCGATGTTGTCGGCGATGACGCGCGCGGCCCGGGCATCGGATTCCACGAAGACCGCGGACACCGCTCCCCTCGACAACGCCTCGAGGCCCAGGGCTCCTGAGCCGGCGTACAGATCGAGCACCACCGCCCCAGTGAGGTCGATGCGCGCGGCAAGCACGTTGAACAACGCTTCGCGGACCCGGTCGGTGGTGGGCCGGGTTCCCCGCCCAGATCGATGCTGCGGCACGGTGATTCGTCGACCGCCGAAGACCCCGGCGACGATGCGGGTCAGCTGACCACCACCAGAAGATCGCCGCCTTCGACCTGGGCCGTCTCCGACACCGCCACCCTGCTGACCTTGCCGGCCTTGGGCGCGGTGATCGCGGCCTCCATCTTCATCGCCTCGATGGTGGCGATGGTCTGGCCCGCCTCCACCTGGTCGTCCACGGCGACGTTGACGGTCACCACACCCGCGAACGGCGCGGCGACATGGTCGGGGTTGGCGCGGTCGGCCTTCTCCGCGGTCGGGATGTCACTGGCCACGCTGCGGTCACGCACCACCACCGGCCGCAGCTGCCCGTTGAGGATGCACATCACGGTGCGCATGCCGCGCTCGTCGGGATCGGAGATCGCCTCGAGCCCGATCAGCAGCTCGACACCACGTTCCAGCTGGACCCGGTGCTCCTCGCCGTGGCGCAGCCCGTAGAAGAACTGGTTGGCCGACAGGCTCGACGTGTCGCCGTACTGTTCGCGGTGGGCGTCGAGTTCCTTTGTCGGACCGGGAAACAACAACCGGTTCAATGCAGCCTGGCGTTTCGGGCCGGCTTGGGCGAGCACCGCTTCGTCTTCCTCGCTGAGTTCCGGTTGCGGTTTCGCGGGCGCCCGTCCGGCCAGCGCCTTGCTCCGCAGCGGTTCGGGCCACCCGCCGGGCGGCTCGCCGAGCTCGCCGCGCAAAAATCCGATCACCGACTCGGGAATGTCGAATCGCGAAGGGTCCGAGGCGAACTCGTCGGCGCTGATGCCCGCACCGACCAGCGCCAACGCAAGGTCGCCCACCACCTTCGACGAGGGGGTCACCTTCACCAGTCGGCCCAGCACCCGGTCGGCGGCCGCGTAGTTGGCCTCGATCTCCTCGAAGCGGTCACCGAACCCGAGCGCGATGGCCTGCTGGCGAAGATTCGACAGCTGACCGCCGGGAATCTCGTGGTGATACACCCGCCCAGTGGGGAAAGGAGGGCCCGACGCCACAACGTCGAAGGGCGCGTAGACCTTTCGCAGCGCCTCCCAGTAGGGCTCCAGGTCGCACACCGCCTGCAGCGACAACCCGGTGTCGTACTCGGTGTGCGCGGCGGCGGCGACGATCGAGCTGAGCGCGGGCTGACTGGTGGTGCCCGCCAGCGGCGCCGCCGCTCCGTCGACCGCGCTGGCACCCGCCTGCCAGGCAGCCAGATAAGTCGCCAGCTGACCGCCGGGGGTGTCGTGGGTGTGTACGTGCACCGGCAGGTCGAACCGGGTGCGCAGCGCGCTGATCAACTTGTGGGCAGCGGGGGGACGCAGCAGCCCGGCCATGTCCTTGATCGCCAGCACGTGGGCACCGGCTTCGACGATCTGCTCGGCCAGCTTGAGGTAGTAGTCCAGCGTGTAGAGATTCTCGCCGGGGTCGGACAGGTCGCCGGTGTAGCTCATCGCGACTTCGGCCACCGCCGTGCCGGTTTCGCGTACCGCGTCGATGGCGGGCCGCATGGACTCGACGTTGTTGAGCGCGTCGAAGATCCGGTAGATGTCGATGCCGGTGGCGGTCGCCTCGGCGACGAACGCGTCGGTGACCGTCTCCGGGTACGGGGTGTAGCCGACGGTGTTACGGCCCCGCAGCAGCATCTGCAGGCAGATGTTGGGCACCGCCTCGCGCAGCGCGGCCAGCCGTTCCCATGGGTCTTCCTTCAGAAACCGAAGCGCCACATCGTAAGTCGCCCCGCCCCAGCATTCCAGTGACAGCAGCTGCGGTGTCATCCGCGCGACGTAGGGCGCCACCATCAGCAGACCGGTGGTGCGCAGGCGGGTGGCCAGCAGCGACTGGTGCGCATCGCGGAACGTCGTGTCGGTGACACCCAACGGCTTTGAGTCGCGCAGCCAGCGGGCGAACCCGTCGGGCCCGAGTTCGGTCAGCAGCTGCTTGCTGCCGGCCGGCGCTGGGGCATCGAGGTCGATGTCGGGCAGCTTGTCCTGCGGATACACCGACGCCGTGCGCGGGCCGTGCGGCTGGTTCACCGTGACATCGGCCAGGTAGTTGAGGATCTTGGTGCCGCGGTCGGCCGGCGTTCGCGCGGTCAGCAGATACGGGCGTTCGTCGATGAACGACGTGCTGACGCGTCCGGCACGGAAGTCGGCGTCGTTCACCACCGCCTGCAGGAACGGGATGTTCGTCGACACGCCGCGGATGCGGAACTCGGCCAGTGCGCGGCGCGACCGCGCCACCGCCGCACCGAAGTCGCGGCCCCGGCACGTCAGCTTGACCAGCATCGAGTCGAAATGCGCGCTGATCTCCGCACCGAGGTGCGTGCCGCCGTCGAGCCGGATGCCCGCGCCGCCCGGCGTGCGATAGCCGGTGATGCGGCCGGTGTCGGGCCGAAACCCGTTGGCCGGATCCTCGGTGGTGATGCGGCACTGCATAGCAAAACCCCGTGGCGCCGTCATCATGTCCTGACTGAGCCCGAGGCTTTCCAGTGTCTCGCCGTCGGCGATGCGCAACTGCGACGAGACGAGGTCGACGTCGGTGATCTCCTCGGTGACGGTGTGCTCGACCTGGATGCGGGGATTGCACTCGATGAACACGTAGTGACCGCGCTCGTCGAGAAGGAATTCGACGGTGCCCGCGAAGGTGTAGTCGATCTGACGGGCGAAAGTGACCGCGTCAGCGCAGATCCGTTGCCGCAGTTCGTCAGACAGGTTCGGCGCCGGCGCCATCTCGATGACCTTCTGGTGCCGGCGTTGCACGCTGCAGTCGCGTTCGAAGAGGTGCATCACGTTGCCGTGGGTGTCGGCCAGGATCTGCACCTCGATGTGGCGGGGGTTGAGTACCGCCTGCTCGAGATACAGCGTCGGGTCGCCGAACGCCGACTCGGCCTCGCGCGACGCGGCATCGATCGCATCGGGCAACGCATCCGCGTCCGCCACCCGTCGCATTCCGCGGCCGCCTCCACCGGATACGGCCTTGACGAACAACGGGAACTCCAGGCTCGACGCGGCAGCCATGAGCTCATCGGCCGAAGCCGACGGCGCCGACGAGTTCAGCACCGGCAGGCCCGCGGTGCGGGCCGCGTCGATCGCCCGGGATTTGTTGCCGGTCAACTCGAGCACTTTCGCGCTGGGCCCGATGAACGTGATTCCGCTCTCGACACACGCAGCGGCAAGGTCAGGGTTCTCCGACAGGAAGCCGTAGCCCGGATACACCGCGTCGGCGCCGGCATGCTTGGCCACCCGGATGATCTCGTCTACCGAGAGGTACGCCCGGACCGGGTGTCCGGTCTCACCGATCTGATAGGACTCGTCGGCTTTCAGCCGGTGCAGTGAGTTGCGGTCCTCGTGTGCGTACACCGCAACCGTGTCGATCCCCATCTCATAGGCGGCACGGAAGGCCCGGATCGCGATCTCGCCGCGATTGGCGACCAGGACTTTAGAAATCACGGGCGCTCACGCACGTACTGTATCGCCCGGCGAATCGGCGCCCCTAGACCAGCGTGGACCAGTAGCTCCAGAAGCGCACGAGTATCAACAGCACCAGGCCGGTGAACCACAACGTCACCAGCGACCACCGCCAGGTGTGCACCACGCGCGCGACCGCATTCCCCCGTTGGGGCTGCAGTGCGATGGCGGCGACGACGACCAGCAGCGGAATCGTCACCGCCCACACCACCATGCAGTACGGGCACAGCGCGCCGATGCGGTACAGACTCTGGAAGATCAACCAGTGCACGAACGCGGCGCCCAGCAGCGTGCCGGCGGCCAGGCCGGCCCAGTACCAGCGCGGCAACTCGACGCGAGCCAGCGCCAGCACGCCGGTCACCACGACGATCGTGAACGAGACGATGCCGATCAGCGAGTTCGGGAAGCCGAACACCGAGGCCTGCGGCGTGACCATCACCGAACCGCAGGACAGCACCGGGTTGAAACTGCAGGAGGGAACATACTCCGGATCGATCAGCAGCTCGATTTTCTCCACGGTCAACAGGACCGCCGCGACGAGCCCCAGCACACCGGCGATCAAGATCCAGACCGCGCTCGGGCGCCCCACCGGCAGGCCCGTCGGCTCGTCAGCCGCGGGCTCGGTCGGCGAGACGGCGCCGGGCGCGGTGACCGTCACGGCGCCGGCTGCGGTGTCGGATCGGGGTTCGGGGGCGGGGCCCCGGCATCCAGTGCGGGCACTTCGCCGACGATTTTCTCGATCTCGGCGATCAACGCGTCAGGGGTGGACGGCGAGTAGTCCTCGCCGTTGATGCGGATCGTCGGCGTCGAGTTGACGTTGGCGGCTTTGGCAAGGCCCTTGACCATCTTCTCGTAGCGGCCGCTGTTGATGCACTCGGGAACATCGCCGGTCACGCCGGCTTGCCGGGCGATTTCGATGAGCCGGGCGTTGTCGGGGAACGGGCCGACGCCCTCGGGCGGCTGCTGGGCGAACAGCGCGGCATGGAAACGCCGGAAGGCCTCCTTGTCCGCGTCGGCCACGCAGTAGGCCGCGTTGGCCGCGCGTGTCGAGTAGCCCTGCCCCGCCCGGTCGAGGATGGAGACCATGTAGTAGTCGGCGGCGACGGCACCGCTGTCGATGAGCTTGTTGATCGTGGGCCCGAACTGCTTTTCGAAGTTGCCGCACGCGGGGCACAGGAAGTCCTCGTAGAGCGACAGCACGGCCTTGGGCTCGGAGGTGCCCTCCTTGGTGATCACGTTGCTCGACGCCACGTGCACCGCCCTGACTTCACCCTCACCGGGCTTGTCGCCCTTGGTCATCACGATGTACAGCACCAGCGCGACGGCGAAGACCACGACGATGGCGGTCAAGCCGATCTGCACCGCCCGATTGCGGTTGCGATCGGCTGCCTTCAGGTCGTAGCGCGGGGTCTTCTTCGGTTTCGAGGCCACGGGGGTAAGAGTACCGGCGGTGCTGCGACGGCCTGTCAGTCGCGGGCCAGATGAGCCCGCAGCGCGGAGATCACCTCGGCGACCGCGGTGGTGCTGTCGCCGCCGAACGGGAAGAAGTTGGCGAATCCGTGGATCAGGGGGCCGAACTCGCGGTGGTCGACCGGCACGCCCGCCGCCCGCATCGCGTCGGCGTACTGCCTGCCCTCGTCGCGCAGCGGGTCGAACCCGGCGGTGATGATCAATGCAGGGGGCAGACCGGACAAGTCGTCGGCCAGCAGTGGCGACACCTGCGGGTCGTCGGCGGCGACTCCCCCGCTGAGGTACTTGTCTCGAAACCACCCGAGGTCGTCTCTGGTCAGGAAGTACCCGTTTGCGAACAGCGCCTGTGACCGGGTTTCGGCGCTGTAGTCGGTGACCGGATAGAGCAGCAACTGCGCGGCCGGCAGCGGGCCCTCGGCGCGGGCGCGGTGCGCGACGAGCGTCGCCTGGTTACCGCCCGCGCTGTCGCCGCCGACGGCGATGCGGTCCGGGTCGGCGCCCAGTTCGGTGGCGTGGTCGTGCGCCCAGCGGAACGCGGCGTACGCGTCCTCGGTGCCCGCGGGCGCCGGATGCTCGGGTGCCAGGCGATAGTCGACCGAGAGCACGTGCATGCCGCCGCGTCGGCAGATCTCGCGGCACAGGTCGTCGTGGGTGTCGATGCTTCCGATGACCTGGCCGCCGCCATGGAAGAAGACCAGCAGGGGACCCTGGCCCTCGATGGGCCGGTAGTGACGCGCCCGGATGGGTCCGGCAGGTCCTGCGATCATGATGTTGCTTACCGCGGCGACGGGGATGCTCTGCTTGAAGCTGGCGGCCAGTACCTCCAGCTGACCCCGGGCCGCGGCGACGTCGTCGGCATTGACCAGTCCTTCGATGCCGGTGAGCTTCTGGCCGGCGAGCATCAGCGCGAGCGTGGTGTCGAGCGTGTTGCCGTCGATGGTGACCGTGCGGCCGCCGAGCAACACGCGTTTGGCCGCGTGCGGGATGTGCGGAAGTGCGCGCAGGGTGACACCCGCCGCAGCGTTGACGACAGCCTCCCGGCGGTTGGGACTCCAGGAGCTTGCGGCTGGCAGACTTTCAGTCATGGCTTCTCCATCAATCACGTTGAATGACGGTAATTCGATACCTCAGGTCGGACTCGGCGTTTGGCAGACCCCGGCGGAGGACACCGAACGCGCCGCCGCGACCGCACTGGACGCCGGCTACCGGCACATCGACACCGCCGCCGCGTACGGCAACGAACGCGAGGTCGGCGAGGCCGTCAAGAGATCGGGGTTGGCGCGGGAGGACGTCTTCATCACCACGAAACTGTGGAACGCCGACCAGGGCTACGACAGCACGCTGACCGCGTTCGACAAGAGCATGAAGCGTTTGCAGCTCGACTACCTCGACCTCTACCTCATCCACTGGCCCATGCCGGCCAGGGGTGCGTTCGTCGAGACCTTCAAGGCCTTCGCGCATCTGCGCGAGCAGGGCCGCATCCGGTCGATCGGGGTGAGCAACTTCGAACCCGAACACTTGCGGGCGCTGGTCGACGCCACCGGGATCGTGCCCGCCGTCAACCAGATCGAACTGCATCCGCTGCTCCAGCAGGAGGAACTTCGAGAGGCGCACGCGCAGCTGGGCATCGCCACCGAAGCATGGAGCCCGCTCGGACAGGGTTCACTGCTGTCGAACGACACCATCGGCTCGGTGGCCGAGGCGCATGGTAAAACGCCGGCCCAGGTGTTGATTAGGTGGCATATGCAGCTCGGCAATATAGTCATCCCGAAGTCGGTGACCCCCGAGAGAATCGTGAGCAACTTCGACGTGTTCGATTTCGAGCTGAGCGAGCAGGACATGGCGTCCATTTCCTCGCTCGGCGACGGCACTCGGTTGGGTCCCGATCCGCGAACATTCGAGTTCACAGGATAGGTGAGATGACCCAACCGCAGGGCAACGCGGGCGCGATTCCGACCGTCACGCTCAACGACGACCACACGATGCCGGTCCTCGGCCTCGGCGTCGCCGAGCTGTCGGACACCGAGACCGAGCAGGCGGTGCTGGCGGCGTTGGCGGCCGGCTACCGGCTGATCGACACCGCGTCCGCGTACGGCAACGAGGAAGCGGTCGGGCGGGCGATCAA
This window harbors:
- a CDS encoding DsbA family protein, with protein sequence MASKPKKTPRYDLKAADRNRNRAVQIGLTAIVVVFAVALVLYIVMTKGDKPGEGEVRAVHVASSNVITKEGTSEPKAVLSLYEDFLCPACGNFEKQFGPTINKLIDSGAVAADYYMVSILDRAGQGYSTRAANAAYCVADADKEAFRRFHAALFAQQPPEGVGPFPDNARLIEIARQAGVTGDVPECINSGRYEKMVKGLAKAANVNSTPTIRINGEDYSPSTPDALIAEIEKIVGEVPALDAGAPPPNPDPTPQPAP
- the coaD gene encoding pantetheine-phosphate adenylyltransferase; translation: MSGAVCPGSFDPVTLGHIDIFERAAAQFDELLIAVLVNPNKKGMFTLDERIAMIEESTEHLPNLRVESGQGLVVDFARKRGLTAIVKGLRTGTDFEYELQMAQMNKHIAGVDTFFVATTPQYSFVSSSLAKEVATLGGDVSDLLPGPVNKRLQAKLRQG
- a CDS encoding alpha/beta hydrolase, which codes for MTESLPAASSWSPNRREAVVNAAAGVTLRALPHIPHAAKRVLLGGRTVTIDGNTLDTTLALMLAGQKLTGIEGLVNADDVAAARGQLEVLAASFKQSIPVAAVSNIMIAGPAGPIRARHYRPIEGQGPLLVFFHGGGQVIGSIDTHDDLCREICRRGGMHVLSVDYRLAPEHPAPAGTEDAYAAFRWAHDHATELGADPDRIAVGGDSAGGNQATLVAHRARAEGPLPAAQLLLYPVTDYSAETRSQALFANGYFLTRDDLGWFRDKYLSGGVAADDPQVSPLLADDLSGLPPALIITAGFDPLRDEGRQYADAMRAAGVPVDHREFGPLIHGFANFFPFGGDSTTAVAEVISALRAHLARD
- a CDS encoding pyruvate carboxylase, with product MISKVLVANRGEIAIRAFRAAYEMGIDTVAVYAHEDRNSLHRLKADESYQIGETGHPVRAYLSVDEIIRVAKHAGADAVYPGYGFLSENPDLAAACVESGITFIGPSAKVLELTGNKSRAIDAARTAGLPVLNSSAPSASADELMAAASSLEFPLFVKAVSGGGGRGMRRVADADALPDAIDAASREAESAFGDPTLYLEQAVLNPRHIEVQILADTHGNVMHLFERDCSVQRRHQKVIEMAPAPNLSDELRQRICADAVTFARQIDYTFAGTVEFLLDERGHYVFIECNPRIQVEHTVTEEITDVDLVSSQLRIADGETLESLGLSQDMMTAPRGFAMQCRITTEDPANGFRPDTGRITGYRTPGGAGIRLDGGTHLGAEISAHFDSMLVKLTCRGRDFGAAVARSRRALAEFRIRGVSTNIPFLQAVVNDADFRAGRVSTSFIDERPYLLTARTPADRGTKILNYLADVTVNQPHGPRTASVYPQDKLPDIDLDAPAPAGSKQLLTELGPDGFARWLRDSKPLGVTDTTFRDAHQSLLATRLRTTGLLMVAPYVARMTPQLLSLECWGGATYDVALRFLKEDPWERLAALREAVPNICLQMLLRGRNTVGYTPYPETVTDAFVAEATATGIDIYRIFDALNNVESMRPAIDAVRETGTAVAEVAMSYTGDLSDPGENLYTLDYYLKLAEQIVEAGAHVLAIKDMAGLLRPPAAHKLISALRTRFDLPVHVHTHDTPGGQLATYLAAWQAGASAVDGAAAPLAGTTSQPALSSIVAAAAHTEYDTGLSLQAVCDLEPYWEALRKVYAPFDVVASGPPFPTGRVYHHEIPGGQLSNLRQQAIALGFGDRFEEIEANYAAADRVLGRLVKVTPSSKVVGDLALALVGAGISADEFASDPSRFDIPESVIGFLRGELGEPPGGWPEPLRSKALAGRAPAKPQPELSEEDEAVLAQAGPKRQAALNRLLFPGPTKELDAHREQYGDTSSLSANQFFYGLRHGEEHRVQLERGVELLIGLEAISDPDERGMRTVMCILNGQLRPVVVRDRSVASDIPTAEKADRANPDHVAAPFAGVVTVNVAVDDQVEAGQTIATIEAMKMEAAITAPKAGKVSRVAVSETAQVEGGDLLVVVS
- a CDS encoding vitamin K epoxide reductase family protein, which translates into the protein MTVTAPGAVSPTEPAADEPTGLPVGRPSAVWILIAGVLGLVAAVLLTVEKIELLIDPEYVPSCSFNPVLSCGSVMVTPQASVFGFPNSLIGIVSFTIVVVTGVLALARVELPRWYWAGLAAGTLLGAAFVHWLIFQSLYRIGALCPYCMVVWAVTIPLLVVVAAIALQPQRGNAVARVVHTWRWSLVTLWFTGLVLLILVRFWSYWSTLV
- the rsmD gene encoding 16S rRNA (guanine(966)-N(2))-methyltransferase RsmD gives rise to the protein MTRIVAGVFGGRRITVPQHRSGRGTRPTTDRVREALFNVLAARIDLTGAVVLDLYAGSGALGLEALSRGAVSAVFVESDARAARVIADNIATLGVSRATVRRGTVAAVLSAGASSPVDVVFADPPYDVDADEVARIVAALVDGGWTTEGTVVVVERAASGPPLNWPPGWHVWPSRTYGDTRLELAERS
- a CDS encoding aldo/keto reductase, encoding MASPSITLNDGNSIPQVGLGVWQTPAEDTERAAATALDAGYRHIDTAAAYGNEREVGEAVKRSGLAREDVFITTKLWNADQGYDSTLTAFDKSMKRLQLDYLDLYLIHWPMPARGAFVETFKAFAHLREQGRIRSIGVSNFEPEHLRALVDATGIVPAVNQIELHPLLQQEELREAHAQLGIATEAWSPLGQGSLLSNDTIGSVAEAHGKTPAQVLIRWHMQLGNIVIPKSVTPERIVSNFDVFDFELSEQDMASISSLGDGTRLGPDPRTFEFTG
- a CDS encoding hemerythrin domain-containing protein is translated as MVETFVQNTDDVVKFLTDQHNLIKDLFDEVLGASETKAREKAFADLRQLLAVHETAEEMVVHPRARKEVADGESIVDARLKEEHEAKEFLSRLEKMDVGSKEFVDELTKFRDDVVEHAEHEEHEEFNKLQRKLDGDDLGRMAKAVQAAEAIAPTHPHAGVESAKANFAVGPFASMLDRARDLIGAALK